One Salvelinus namaycush isolate Seneca chromosome 4, SaNama_1.0, whole genome shotgun sequence genomic window carries:
- the rtn4a gene encoding reticulon-4a isoform X3, with protein sequence MDAERVVELLYWRDVKTSGVVFGAGLSLLLSLTLCSIVSVSSYIALALLSVTICFRIYKGILQAIQKSDEGHPFKLYLDQDVGLSEETVHKYSDCALARFNTTVIELRRLFLVEDLVDSLKFAVLMWILTYVGALFNGLDLLILGLVGLFSFPIIYEKYKVQIDHYVGMANKQVKDIIATVQAKVPGLKRVKAD encoded by the exons ATGGATGCCGAACGGG tgGTAGAGCTCCTGTACTGGCGTGATGTCAAGACTTCTGGCGTGGTGTTTGGCGCTGgcctctctctgctgctctccctGACACTTTGCAGCATTGTCAGCGTCTCGTCCTACATCGCTCTGGCGCTCCTCTCCGTCACCATTTGCTTCAGGATATACAAGGGGATCCTGCAGGCCATCCAGAAGTCTGATGAAGGGCACCCATTCAA GCTGTACCTGGATCAGGATGTGGGTCTGTCAGAGGAAACTGTCCATAAGTACAGCGACTGTGCTCTGGCACGGTTCAACACAACAGTCATAGAGCTACGTCGCCTCTTTCTTGTTGAAGACCTGGTGGATTCCCTCAAG TTTGCTGTGTTGATGTGGATTCTCACCTATGTTGGTGCCTTGTTCAACGGACTCGACCTCCTTATTCTAG gtCTGGTTGGACTGTTCAGTTTCCCCATCATCTATGAGAAGTACAAG GTACAGATTGACCATTATGTGGGGATGGCCAACAAGCAGGTCAAAGACATTATTGCAAC